From Virgibacillus natechei, the proteins below share one genomic window:
- the rimI gene encoding ribosomal protein S18-alanine N-acetyltransferase has protein sequence MAELVIRKMELHDIEQVMEVEVATFTSPWPSSIFYQEIKENEHAHYIVVELDEIIIGYAGIWIVYDDAQITNIAITPKYRGQNFGQKLFQYIMQQAIKMGVARLSLEVRKSNVIAQKMYRKFGLIPGGIRKNYYADDQEDALVMWVNLL, from the coding sequence ATGGCAGAATTAGTTATTAGAAAAATGGAGCTTCATGATATAGAACAAGTAATGGAAGTGGAAGTAGCAACTTTCACATCACCATGGCCGTCTAGTATTTTTTATCAAGAGATAAAGGAAAATGAGCACGCGCATTATATTGTAGTCGAATTAGATGAAATAATAATTGGTTACGCTGGAATTTGGATTGTATACGACGATGCACAAATTACAAATATTGCTATTACGCCAAAATATCGCGGTCAAAATTTTGGTCAGAAATTATTTCAGTATATTATGCAACAAGCTATAAAGATGGGGGTCGCTCGTTTGTCTCTTGAAGTGAGAAAATCTAATGTAATCGCACAGAAAATGTATCGTAAATTTGGACTTATTCCTGGTGGGATCCGCAAGAATTATTATGCAGACGATCAGGAAGATGCCTTAGTAATGTGGGTGAATTTATTATGA
- the thiL gene encoding thiamine-phosphate kinase, protein MDEFSFIDSIKQQSYGQTSLIKGVGDDAAVFRQSNQDIVTSVDTFVEGIHFARSTMSAFHVGYRALAANISDLAAMGATPAFYLASIVIPKSWPMEEVTQIFAGMQELARYYTMDLIGGDTVSGSELTLSITVIGYTDKNKARYRSVSEDGDVAFVTGTLGDSRAGYHILTNPGTYTNEPYFIKRHQMPSPRVDFAKGLNLLSRVALNDISDGLANEATEIAEASNVTITIEDNLIPTSLSYGQFPENLQHKWKLYGGEDFELFGTVSKRNWKTVSDIAYQTGTPITRVGFVRVEEDKSGVFLNKNGKRERIFNKGYTHLK, encoded by the coding sequence ATGGATGAGTTTTCATTTATCGATTCGATTAAACAGCAGTCTTATGGCCAAACCAGCTTGATTAAAGGGGTGGGTGATGATGCCGCTGTTTTCCGTCAAAGCAATCAGGATATTGTTACTTCAGTTGATACGTTTGTTGAAGGTATTCATTTTGCCAGAAGTACAATGAGCGCATTTCATGTTGGTTATCGTGCGCTTGCAGCAAATATAAGTGATTTAGCAGCAATGGGCGCTACACCTGCTTTTTATCTAGCATCCATTGTAATTCCAAAATCATGGCCTATGGAGGAAGTGACGCAAATTTTTGCTGGTATGCAGGAACTGGCTCGTTATTATACGATGGATTTAATCGGAGGCGACACAGTTTCAGGCTCTGAACTTACGCTTTCGATAACAGTCATCGGCTATACAGATAAAAATAAAGCACGTTACCGTAGCGTTTCGGAGGATGGTGATGTTGCCTTTGTCACAGGTACATTAGGAGACTCACGAGCTGGGTATCATATATTAACAAATCCAGGTACGTATACGAATGAGCCTTATTTTATTAAAAGACACCAAATGCCAAGCCCACGTGTTGATTTTGCCAAAGGTTTAAATCTATTATCTCGTGTCGCATTGAATGATATTAGTGATGGTCTAGCCAATGAGGCTACTGAAATCGCTGAGGCTTCTAATGTAACAATTACTATAGAAGATAACTTGATTCCAACAAGTTTATCCTATGGGCAATTTCCTGAAAACCTTCAGCATAAATGGAAGCTCTATGGTGGAGAAGACTTTGAATTGTTTGGAACTGTTTCCAAGCGTAATTGGAAAACGGTTAGCGATATAGCTTATCAAACGGGAACACCAATAACTAGAGTAGGATTCGTGAGAGTTGAAGAAGATAAGAGTGGTGTTTTTCTAAATAAAAACGGGAAGCGAGAACGAATATTTAATAAGGGATATACCCATTTAAAGTAG
- the tsaE gene encoding tRNA (adenosine(37)-N6)-threonylcarbamoyltransferase complex ATPase subunit type 1 TsaE, producing the protein MTEYELQSSTDSETMQIGERLALLLKPGDVITLDGELGAGKTTFTKGIANGLGVKNTISSPTFTIVKEYEGDLPLYHMDAYRLENSDEDIGFDEYFYGDGISVVEWSTYIEEFLPEKRLTITIRYGNGNARYLKFTPVGNYYKSITDKLRDTNL; encoded by the coding sequence ATGACTGAGTATGAATTACAATCAAGTACAGACTCTGAAACGATGCAAATTGGGGAGCGTTTAGCTCTATTACTTAAGCCTGGTGATGTTATTACATTAGATGGTGAACTAGGTGCTGGGAAAACGACTTTCACGAAAGGTATTGCGAATGGGCTTGGGGTAAAAAATACGATTAGCAGTCCTACATTTACAATTGTGAAGGAATATGAAGGGGACCTTCCGTTGTATCATATGGATGCATACCGTCTCGAAAATTCAGATGAGGATATTGGTTTTGATGAATATTTCTATGGGGATGGTATTTCTGTGGTAGAATGGTCAACATATATCGAAGAATTTTTACCTGAGAAACGATTAACAATAACAATACGTTATGGTAATGGGAATGCAAGGTACTTGAAATTTACCCCAGTAGGAAACTATTATAAATCGATTACTGATAAATTAAGGGATACAAATTTATAA
- the tsaD gene encoding tRNA (adenosine(37)-N6)-threonylcarbamoyltransferase complex transferase subunit TsaD produces the protein MTKNSIIVGIETSCDETAVAIVKNGTEIVSNVISSQIESHKRFGGVVPEIASRHHVEQMTVVLEEAFEEAALSWEAIDAIAVTEGPGLVGALLVGVNSAKALAFAKQKPLVGVHHIAGHIYANRLEKEFEFPLLALIVSGGHTELVLMKGHGEYELIGETRDDAAGEAYDKVARMLKLPYPGGPQIDRLAAEGEENINFPRAWLDEGSYDFSFSGLKSSVINTIHNAQQRGEERKAADIAASFQASVIDVLTTKTVNAAKEHEVKQVIVAGGVAANKGLRNALEAEFAELSIPLLIPPLKLCTDNAAMIAAAGTIAYEQGRRSGLDLNASSSLLLK, from the coding sequence ATGACAAAAAATAGTATTATAGTAGGAATTGAAACAAGTTGTGATGAAACGGCTGTTGCTATTGTGAAAAATGGTACAGAAATCGTTTCTAATGTCATCTCCTCACAAATTGAAAGTCATAAACGATTTGGAGGAGTTGTTCCAGAGATAGCGTCACGTCATCATGTGGAGCAAATGACAGTTGTGTTAGAAGAGGCCTTTGAAGAAGCAGCGTTGTCTTGGGAGGCTATTGATGCGATCGCTGTAACAGAAGGTCCAGGCCTTGTTGGTGCACTACTTGTAGGTGTTAATTCTGCAAAGGCATTGGCGTTTGCCAAACAGAAGCCGCTGGTTGGCGTTCATCACATCGCAGGACATATATATGCAAATCGCTTGGAAAAAGAATTCGAATTTCCGTTACTTGCTCTTATCGTGTCAGGTGGCCACACAGAGCTCGTTTTAATGAAAGGTCATGGGGAATATGAATTGATAGGCGAAACAAGAGATGATGCAGCCGGAGAGGCCTATGATAAGGTAGCTCGCATGCTGAAATTACCATACCCAGGTGGTCCACAAATTGATCGTTTAGCAGCCGAAGGGGAAGAGAATATAAATTTTCCTAGGGCATGGTTAGACGAAGGAAGTTATGATTTTAGTTTTAGTGGACTAAAATCGTCGGTTATCAACACGATCCACAATGCACAACAACGTGGAGAAGAACGTAAAGCAGCAGATATAGCTGCGAGTTTTCAGGCAAGTGTGATCGATGTGTTAACAACGAAAACAGTAAACGCCGCCAAAGAGCATGAGGTCAAGCAAGTTATTGTTGCAGGGGGAGTAGCAGCGAATAAAGGCTTGAGAAATGCATTAGAAGCAGAATTTGCTGAGCTATCTATCCCTTTGTTAATCCCACCACTAAAATTATGTACGGACAATGCAGCAATGATTGCAGCAGCTGGTACAATTGCTTATGAACAGGGAAGGCGATCTGGATTGGATCTTAATGCAAGTTCTTCATTACTGTTAAAATAA
- the tsaB gene encoding tRNA (adenosine(37)-N6)-threonylcarbamoyltransferase complex dimerization subunit type 1 TsaB, with product MNILAIDTSNQVLGVALVKDEQVIGEVATNLAKNHSVRLMPAIEKLMNEVSMNPEQLDKIVVAKGPGSYTGVRIGLSTAKSLAWALNIPVVGVSSLEVLAYQGRFSDALVCPFFDARRGLVFTGLYEWNDNNGKFDSVEEETNILMADIVKKLAEQEKKVLFLSPDISLYKETIIHHLGELAIIPEGPYHIAKPSHLALAGMKREPDNLHTLTPNYLRLAEAEAKWIKAQKENE from the coding sequence ATGAATATACTTGCGATTGATACATCGAATCAAGTATTGGGTGTTGCACTAGTGAAAGATGAACAAGTTATTGGTGAGGTTGCTACAAATTTAGCGAAGAATCATTCGGTCAGATTAATGCCTGCGATTGAAAAGCTAATGAATGAAGTTTCGATGAATCCAGAGCAATTGGATAAAATTGTCGTTGCTAAAGGTCCTGGTTCTTATACGGGAGTTCGAATCGGTTTGTCTACTGCAAAGTCCTTAGCATGGGCGTTAAATATCCCAGTGGTAGGTGTATCCAGCTTAGAGGTCCTTGCATATCAAGGTCGATTTTCTGATGCGCTTGTATGTCCGTTTTTTGATGCACGACGAGGGTTGGTTTTTACAGGGCTGTACGAATGGAATGATAATAATGGAAAATTTGATTCCGTTGAGGAAGAAACAAATATTTTAATGGCTGATATAGTAAAGAAACTTGCTGAGCAGGAAAAGAAAGTGCTCTTCTTAAGTCCTGATATTTCATTATATAAGGAAACGATTATTCATCACTTAGGCGAATTGGCGATCATACCTGAAGGTCCTTATCATATAGCAAAACCCTCTCACTTAGCGTTGGCAGGAATGAAGCGAGAACCTGATAACCTACATACATTAACACCTAATTATTTACGATTAGCAGAAGCCGAAGCTAAATGGATTAAAGCACAGAAGGAAAACGAATAA